The following are encoded together in the Candidatus Poribacteria bacterium genome:
- a CDS encoding NAD(P)-dependent oxidoreductase has translation MARARVLITGGSGYLAGSIASRLRQSCDLTLMDRVEPPADRSDLPFSRGDITSFDDVRAACRDQDAVVHTVALVRERFGKPHGLFADVMVKGTWNVAEACAQQGVRRIVHISSVIASGTPARSDHPYAVGDPCVYAPGDLFYCLAKRLAEQVLDASAQAHGFRVIHLRPGIIAGDGLNREPAKPAGDPRYWFMHVDPRDVAQAVELALVSDLTSGCYHIVAGRADSRYEWESATRDLGYTPEHNWKHIPVSEVNP, from the coding sequence ATGGCTAGGGCTCGCGTGCTCATCACGGGCGGTTCCGGCTATCTTGCGGGCTCCATCGCATCGCGCCTGCGGCAATCCTGCGATCTCACGCTGATGGATCGTGTGGAACCGCCCGCCGACCGCTCCGACCTGCCGTTCAGTCGCGGGGACATCACGTCGTTCGATGACGTGCGTGCCGCCTGTCGTGATCAGGATGCTGTCGTGCACACGGTCGCGCTCGTCCGCGAGCGTTTCGGCAAGCCGCATGGGCTCTTCGCCGATGTCATGGTGAAGGGCACCTGGAACGTCGCCGAAGCGTGCGCTCAGCAGGGCGTGAGACGCATCGTCCACATATCGAGTGTCATCGCGTCCGGCACTCCGGCGCGTTCCGACCATCCGTACGCTGTTGGCGATCCGTGCGTCTACGCGCCCGGCGATCTTTTCTACTGCCTCGCCAAGCGACTCGCAGAGCAGGTCTTGGACGCGAGCGCACAGGCACACGGCTTTCGTGTGATCCACCTGAGACCCGGCATCATCGCCGGAGACGGGCTGAACCGCGAGCCTGCCAAGCCCGCAGGAGACCCGCGCTATTGGTTCATGCATGTCGATCCGCGAGATGTTGCGCAGGCGGTCGAGCTGGCGCTGGTATCAGACCTGACGTCGGGCTGCTACCACATCGTGGCAGGACGCGCCGACAGCCGGTACGAGTGGGAGAGCGCGACCCGTGATCTGGGCTACACTCCTGAGCACAACTGGAAGCACATCCCCGTCAGTGAGGTGAACCCATGA
- a CDS encoding SDR family oxidoreductase — translation MTVKGQHVVVTGASRGLGRAVAEAFLAAGARVCGTGRDPEALEETRSRLEAIGGDFELVTLDVRHEESVCDLMQRLDRLDIVVNNAGIARIKPLLDTATEELCQTFSVNVVGAFVVMREAARRMVASGGGLIVNIASDAAIRGIPRMAPYVASKHALLGMGRSASLELRGSGVRVTTFCPGPIATDILGPGTASPNAMTCKSLAELIVSIASLPPNAELQELLIQPSPVVS, via the coding sequence ATGACCGTCAAGGGCCAGCACGTCGTCGTCACGGGTGCTAGCCGTGGTCTGGGCAGAGCGGTTGCCGAAGCGTTCCTCGCCGCCGGAGCACGCGTCTGCGGAACCGGTCGCGACCCGGAAGCGCTCGAGGAGACGCGCTCGCGGCTCGAAGCCATCGGCGGCGACTTCGAGCTCGTGACCCTCGACGTCCGTCACGAGGAATCCGTCTGCGACCTGATGCAGCGGTTGGATCGACTCGATATCGTCGTCAACAACGCCGGCATTGCTCGCATCAAGCCGCTGCTCGATACGGCAACAGAGGAGCTGTGCCAGACATTTTCCGTCAACGTCGTGGGCGCGTTCGTCGTCATGCGCGAGGCGGCGCGTCGCATGGTGGCGTCGGGCGGCGGACTAATCGTCAACATCGCGTCCGACGCGGCGATCCGGGGCATCCCACGGATGGCTCCTTACGTCGCGAGCAAACACGCGCTGCTGGGCATGGGACGCTCCGCGAGCCTCGAACTGCGCGGATCCGGGGTGCGCGTCACCACATTCTGCCCGGGGCCCATCGCCACCGACATCTTGGGGCCCGGAACCGCGAGCCCAAACGCGATGACCTGCAAGTCGCTCGCAGAACTGATCGTCAGCATCGCATCGCTGCCGCCCAACGCAGAGCTGCAGGAACTCCTGATCCAGCCGTCGCCCGTCGTCTCCTAG
- a CDS encoding creatininase family protein, whose protein sequence is MSDAEFRAKFRSWNLAELTITDIKEYLQHKDTVLVPMASLEQHGPHLPLWTDTLTAVEISRRVCSQIAVLHTPPIWMGYSPQHMHRPGEGRGTITVRSTTLLNLMYDVARSLIHHGFNRIIFINGHGSNVKIVDPILRKLRYETGALIAFVKPYMENYVGILKGLMENPPEETPGWHASELETSQDLAWSQEFVRMERAEFTKAHIPEYLPKSFEKKDGMPDVEFEGYKYFTFPMDHHEFIESGVIGNPLRATAEKGEEAFRRLAEHVARGVQELTKVPVNVHDREFVDRAF, encoded by the coding sequence GTGAGCGATGCGGAGTTCCGAGCTAAGTTCCGATCGTGGAATCTGGCTGAGCTGACGATCACGGACATCAAGGAGTACCTCCAGCACAAGGACACGGTGCTGGTTCCGATGGCGAGTCTGGAGCAGCACGGGCCCCATCTGCCGCTGTGGACGGACACGCTGACCGCCGTCGAGATATCGCGACGGGTCTGCAGCCAGATCGCCGTGCTGCACACGCCGCCCATCTGGATGGGCTATTCGCCCCAGCACATGCACCGTCCGGGCGAGGGGCGAGGCACGATCACGGTTCGCAGCACGACGCTGCTGAACCTTATGTACGACGTCGCGCGGAGCCTCATCCACCATGGGTTCAACCGGATCATCTTCATCAACGGACACGGCTCCAATGTGAAGATCGTCGATCCTATCCTGCGCAAGCTGCGCTACGAAACCGGCGCGTTGATCGCCTTTGTGAAGCCCTACATGGAGAACTACGTCGGCATCCTCAAGGGACTCATGGAGAACCCGCCCGAGGAGACGCCCGGCTGGCACGCCAGCGAGTTGGAGACGTCCCAAGACCTCGCCTGGAGCCAGGAGTTCGTGCGCATGGAGCGCGCGGAGTTCACGAAGGCGCACATCCCCGAATACCTCCCCAAGAGCTTCGAGAAGAAGGACGGTATGCCCGACGTCGAGTTCGAGGGCTACAAGTATTTCACGTTCCCGATGGATCACCACGAGTTCATCGAGAGCGGCGTCATCGGGAATCCGCTGAGGGCGACGGCGGAGAAGGGCGAAGAGGCTTTTCGTCGGCTGGCGGAGCACGTCGCCCGAGGCGTTCAGGAGCTGACGAAGGTGCCCGTCAACGTCCACGACCGCGAGTTCGTCGACCGCGCCTTCTAG
- a CDS encoding sugar phosphate isomerase/epimerase — MKIGMHNWMRPEPLEQTVERLARFGYDAIEISGEPELYPIDETRKTLEKHGITCRGSVSIMTEGRGLTLADKYLREGTILYLQDCIRMVAGLGGQIMTTVPATVGKTAPDASIEQEWEWAVDGMKRVADVARKLGVQIAIEPINRFETYFINRGEQAVALADAIGEDIGICVDAFHMNIEEEDSLATIRSLGKRLLDFHVADSNRKPPGLGHVNWRDIVDTLKSVGYEGHLTVEFVNPVERTILAGTRADDSAEGPASQLKFIQDHGGGVLTDEEYSAATKASVDYLRALL; from the coding sequence ATGAAGATCGGGATGCACAACTGGATGCGACCCGAGCCGCTCGAACAGACCGTCGAGCGGTTGGCGCGCTTCGGCTACGACGCCATCGAGATCAGCGGCGAACCGGAGCTGTACCCCATCGACGAGACGCGCAAGACCCTCGAAAAGCACGGGATCACGTGCCGAGGTTCCGTTTCGATCATGACGGAAGGACGGGGACTCACACTCGCTGACAAGTACCTCCGCGAGGGAACGATCCTCTACCTGCAGGACTGTATCCGCATGGTCGCCGGTCTGGGCGGTCAGATCATGACGACCGTGCCGGCGACGGTCGGAAAGACGGCTCCGGACGCCTCCATCGAGCAGGAATGGGAGTGGGCGGTCGATGGCATGAAGCGTGTCGCCGACGTCGCCCGCAAGCTCGGTGTCCAGATCGCCATCGAGCCGATCAACCGGTTCGAGACCTACTTCATCAACCGTGGCGAGCAGGCGGTCGCCCTCGCGGACGCCATCGGGGAGGACATCGGCATCTGCGTCGACGCCTTCCACATGAACATCGAGGAAGAGGATTCGCTGGCGACGATCCGCTCTCTGGGCAAGCGCCTCCTCGACTTTCACGTCGCCGACAGCAACCGGAAGCCTCCGGGTCTGGGGCACGTGAACTGGAGGGACATCGTGGACACGCTCAAGTCGGTCGGCTACGAAGGGCACCTCACGGTCGAGTTCGTCAACCCCGTCGAACGGACGATTCTCGCTGGGACACGCGCCGACGACTCGGCGGAGGGTCCCGCGTCGCAGCTCAAGTTCATCCAAGACCACGGTGGCGGCGTTCTGACCGACGAGGAATACTCGGCGGCGACGAAGGCGTCCGTGGACTACCTGCGGGCGCTGCTCTAG
- a CDS encoding UPF0261 family protein: MSKSVVVIGTLDTKGPEIAYLRDRLRSLGLSPIVVDSGILGEPLGIEPDISRAEAATYGGFTIEQLRNAGSRGRAVHGMREALRTLSLELYRQGKCHAMVSMGGAEGAVMGAAAMMVLPVGVPKVLVSPIASGKHYFAPLVGTRDIMTVHSIVDILGLNPVACTVFDNVAAAIAGMLAHGHELPEPEGKYVAVTMLGNTTTAVMSLKTRLAEHGYEAVIFHSNGVGGPAMEELAEAGQFVGVIDFTTNEVYDPMVGGIHDGGPDRLKRVGAVGLPQVIVPGCIDFSVFNAGTVPEPLRDRPVYDHNPEYTLVRTSHDEMIQLGHLFAERLNPAKGSVVIAVPTRGLSIPNTPTGPFWNPDADAAFLAALRADLRSDIPVMMFDRHVNETAFGLEVADVFLNVMAKEDRA, from the coding sequence ATGAGCAAGAGCGTCGTTGTCATCGGGACACTCGATACGAAGGGCCCCGAGATCGCCTATCTCCGGGATCGCCTACGGTCGCTGGGGCTGTCTCCCATCGTCGTGGATTCGGGTATCCTGGGCGAGCCGTTGGGCATCGAGCCGGACATCTCCCGCGCGGAAGCCGCGACGTACGGCGGCTTCACGATCGAGCAGCTTCGGAACGCAGGGAGCCGGGGCCGTGCCGTCCACGGGATGCGCGAGGCGCTTCGGACGCTGTCCCTTGAGCTATACCGACAAGGGAAGTGCCATGCGATGGTGAGCATGGGCGGCGCCGAGGGAGCCGTCATGGGCGCTGCGGCGATGATGGTGCTGCCAGTCGGCGTGCCGAAGGTGCTCGTCTCGCCCATCGCGTCGGGGAAGCACTACTTCGCGCCGTTGGTCGGCACGCGCGATATCATGACGGTCCACTCGATCGTGGACATCCTCGGGCTGAATCCCGTCGCCTGCACGGTCTTCGACAATGTCGCGGCGGCGATAGCCGGGATGCTCGCGCATGGCCACGAGCTGCCCGAGCCCGAGGGCAAGTACGTCGCCGTCACGATGCTTGGGAACACGACGACGGCAGTCATGTCGCTGAAGACGCGTCTCGCGGAACACGGGTACGAGGCGGTCATCTTCCACTCGAACGGCGTCGGCGGGCCCGCCATGGAGGAGCTCGCCGAGGCGGGGCAGTTCGTCGGTGTCATCGACTTCACGACGAACGAGGTCTACGACCCGATGGTCGGGGGCATCCACGACGGCGGACCGGACCGCCTGAAGCGCGTCGGAGCCGTCGGGCTCCCGCAGGTGATCGTTCCCGGTTGCATCGACTTCAGCGTCTTCAACGCCGGGACGGTCCCCGAGCCGTTGCGAGACCGCCCGGTCTACGACCACAATCCTGAGTACACACTCGTGCGCACATCGCACGACGAGATGATCCAGTTGGGTCACCTGTTCGCCGAGAGGCTCAATCCTGCGAAGGGATCGGTCGTCATCGCGGTTCCGACACGCGGACTGTCGATCCCGAACACGCCGACGGGTCCGTTCTGGAATCCCGACGCGGACGCTGCCTTCCTTGCCGCGTTGCGAGCCGACCTGCGAAGTGACATCCCGGTGATGATGTTCGACCGCCATGTGAACGAGACGGCGTTCGGACTGGAGGTGGCGGATGTGTTCCTGAACGTCATGGCGAAGGAGGATCGCGCGTGA
- a CDS encoding Gfo/Idh/MocA family oxidoreductase — protein sequence MLRIAITGAGSMGRAHARSIGTYGARVGAVHDVNAEAASALANECGAEAATTHLDELFTGEPDGLVVATPPASRIEPIRLACEHGVALMIEKPPALTMRDGLACQRLVRDAGVLAAVGLQLRYHPLYERLREMLAGQTIHLARTVCTVDYYLSFRMNPWFLQIEHSGGPLPEQAGHILDALRYVLGDPKPIRAHAFAVKNMAHDRAEFDSENAIQVSYELDNGVFGTHMNHCGTERFAFDLEVTGPHLRLQANITEGRIKGYLHGKDVDEPAPAQSSLGLDKTAAWLRAIETGDTSLVRSPFDDALQTLALIDAAVRSRNSGVFADVKGSDG from the coding sequence ATGCTGCGGATCGCCATCACGGGCGCGGGCTCGATGGGAAGGGCTCACGCGCGATCCATCGGAACCTACGGGGCCCGCGTCGGCGCCGTCCATGATGTCAACGCCGAAGCAGCCAGCGCGCTTGCCAACGAGTGCGGCGCGGAAGCGGCTACGACCCATCTCGATGAGCTCTTCACGGGGGAGCCCGACGGGTTGGTGGTCGCGACGCCGCCGGCGTCACGTATCGAGCCGATCCGGCTGGCTTGCGAGCATGGCGTCGCATTGATGATCGAGAAGCCACCGGCGCTCACGATGCGCGATGGGCTCGCCTGCCAGCGCCTGGTCCGCGACGCAGGCGTGCTGGCGGCTGTCGGGCTGCAGCTTCGTTACCATCCGCTCTACGAACGGCTGCGCGAAATGCTCGCCGGTCAGACCATCCACCTGGCGCGGACGGTGTGCACCGTCGACTACTACCTCAGCTTCCGCATGAACCCATGGTTCCTGCAGATCGAGCACAGCGGCGGGCCCCTGCCGGAGCAGGCGGGGCACATACTCGACGCCCTGCGTTACGTCCTTGGCGACCCGAAGCCGATACGCGCCCACGCCTTCGCCGTCAAGAACATGGCGCACGACCGTGCCGAGTTCGACTCGGAGAACGCCATCCAGGTCTCCTACGAGCTCGACAACGGCGTCTTCGGGACGCACATGAACCACTGCGGGACCGAGCGATTCGCCTTCGACCTGGAGGTCACGGGTCCGCATCTGCGGCTCCAAGCCAACATCACCGAGGGTCGGATCAAGGGCTACCTGCACGGCAAGGACGTTGACGAACCAGCTCCGGCGCAGAGCTCGCTCGGGCTGGACAAGACGGCGGCGTGGCTGCGTGCCATCGAGACGGGCGATACGTCGCTTGTGCGCTCCCCGTTCGACGATGCGTTGCAGACGCTCGCGCTCATCGACGCAGCCGTGCGCTCCCGCAACTCGGGGGTGTTCGCCGATGTGAAGGGCTCCGATGGCTAG
- a CDS encoding alpha/beta hydrolase: protein MRCPASLMCLLAAVVLSPSALSPVCAEPIVPTSCLMIARVARTGRTPLHTDFVEAQIIRDAPPPQEGDAIALADGESAVWERSELDADGNFSGSFRGGYAYVAVDVPDARVMILEASGTREVTVNGEPRVGDLYGTGIVRLPVRLRSGRNDLYFAAGRGRLRVRLVEPDAPSMIQAPDMTLPDLIAGEASDMWSAAVVVNASSAALTGARIAAQIGNSVVETDTPAIAPLSMRKVEFRIAAEPIADHTEVPLRLTLLSASRAALHEQTTTLRVRTSTQTRKVTFVSGIDGSVQYYAVNPSYGESGSRPALVLTLHGAGVEAIGQADAYSPKSWAHIVAPTNRRPYGFDWEDWGRIDAIEVLDLAQSSLRTDPSRTYLTGHSMGGHGTWQVGGTVPSRFAAIGPSAGWISFRTYSGRREPDSPSYFGDGLLTRAAASSDTLALVPNYEHYGVYVLHGDADDNVPVEQARQMREQLEPFHKDFQYFEQPGAGHWWDASDEPGADCVDWAPMFDFFARHAVPSDRATRRVRFITANPSASADSHWLRIEAQQRALVPSSADVTMDPHRRRFRGTTENVERLSLDASVLTDGEIVVELDGSHLTVPAPTNGRLVLARTPDGWTHAPAADSWSKGPVRGGLFKAAFTNRFVFVVGTRGSEAETTWARAKARYDSEQWWYRGNGSVEIIDDAAFSPSEYTDRSVILYGNADTNAAWSVLLPDCPVRVTRGSVAIGDRAVQGDDLACLFVYPRADSDTASVGVVSGTGIVGSRLTDRLPYFLSGVGYADVTVMGSETLTEPTAGVRVTGFFGNDWSVERGEFVWRDAAP, encoded by the coding sequence ATGCGTTGCCCGGCGTCGCTCATGTGCCTGCTGGCAGCAGTCGTCCTCTCGCCTTCGGCGTTGTCGCCAGTGTGTGCCGAACCGATCGTGCCGACAAGCTGTCTGATGATCGCTCGCGTCGCCCGGACCGGGCGAACGCCTCTTCACACAGACTTCGTCGAGGCTCAGATTATCCGCGACGCCCCGCCGCCGCAAGAGGGAGACGCCATCGCCTTGGCAGACGGCGAGAGCGCCGTCTGGGAGCGGTCCGAGCTCGACGCCGACGGGAACTTCTCGGGCTCGTTCCGAGGCGGATACGCCTATGTCGCCGTGGACGTGCCGGATGCGCGTGTGATGATCCTCGAAGCGTCAGGCACGCGGGAGGTCACGGTCAACGGAGAACCACGCGTTGGCGATCTCTATGGCACAGGGATCGTTCGGCTTCCCGTCCGTCTCCGCTCAGGCAGGAACGACCTCTATTTCGCCGCCGGGCGAGGCCGGCTGCGCGTCCGACTCGTCGAGCCCGACGCTCCGTCGATGATCCAGGCGCCCGACATGACCCTTCCCGACCTCATTGCCGGCGAAGCCTCCGACATGTGGAGCGCTGCCGTGGTCGTCAACGCCTCATCGGCTGCGCTCACTGGCGCGCGGATCGCCGCCCAGATCGGCAACTCAGTTGTCGAGACGGACACACCGGCGATCGCGCCGCTCAGCATGCGCAAGGTCGAGTTCCGCATCGCGGCAGAGCCGATCGCTGACCACACCGAAGTCCCGCTCCGGCTGACGCTCCTGAGCGCGTCCAGAGCCGCCCTTCACGAGCAGACGACGACCCTTCGCGTCCGCACCTCGACGCAGACGCGAAAGGTGACGTTCGTCAGCGGTATCGACGGGAGCGTCCAGTACTACGCGGTGAATCCCTCCTACGGTGAGTCCGGCTCCCGTCCGGCGCTTGTACTGACGCTCCACGGCGCGGGCGTCGAAGCCATCGGTCAGGCGGACGCCTACTCGCCGAAGTCGTGGGCGCACATCGTCGCGCCGACGAACCGTCGCCCCTACGGTTTCGATTGGGAGGATTGGGGCAGGATCGACGCCATCGAGGTGCTCGACTTGGCACAGTCATCGCTGCGCACCGATCCGTCGCGGACGTACTTGACGGGACACTCCATGGGCGGGCACGGCACGTGGCAGGTGGGAGGTACGGTTCCGTCGCGCTTCGCCGCCATCGGGCCCAGCGCTGGGTGGATCAGTTTCCGCACGTACAGCGGCCGGCGCGAACCGGACTCGCCCAGCTACTTCGGCGACGGGCTCCTGACGCGTGCTGCGGCATCGAGCGACACGCTGGCGCTCGTGCCGAACTACGAGCACTACGGCGTCTACGTCCTCCACGGCGACGCCGACGACAACGTGCCGGTCGAGCAGGCGCGACAGATGCGCGAGCAGCTCGAGCCGTTCCACAAGGACTTCCAGTACTTCGAGCAGCCGGGCGCGGGGCACTGGTGGGACGCGTCGGACGAGCCGGGCGCCGACTGTGTGGACTGGGCACCGATGTTCGATTTCTTCGCCCGCCACGCCGTGCCTTCTGACCGGGCAACACGACGCGTCCGGTTCATCACTGCGAATCCGTCGGCGTCTGCCGACTCTCACTGGCTTCGCATCGAGGCGCAACAGCGGGCGCTAGTACCGAGCTCGGCAGATGTGACCATGGACCCACACCGACGCCGGTTCCGTGGAACCACGGAAAACGTCGAGAGGCTGTCGCTCGACGCGTCGGTACTGACCGACGGAGAGATCGTCGTCGAGCTCGACGGTTCGCACCTCACGGTTCCAGCGCCAACGAACGGTCGGCTGGTCCTGGCACGTACGCCCGATGGCTGGACTCATGCGCCGGCTGCCGATAGCTGGTCGAAGGGCCCAGTGCGCGGTGGGCTCTTCAAGGCAGCCTTCACCAACCGGTTCGTGTTCGTCGTCGGGACGCGCGGCTCGGAAGCCGAGACGACTTGGGCTCGGGCGAAGGCTCGGTACGACTCCGAACAGTGGTGGTATCGCGGAAACGGTTCTGTCGAAATCATCGACGACGCGGCTTTCTCGCCGTCGGAGTACACAGACCGGAGCGTCATTCTCTACGGGAACGCCGACACGAACGCCGCGTGGAGCGTCCTGCTTCCCGACTGCCCGGTACGTGTGACACGGGGATCGGTCGCCATCGGCGACAGGGCGGTCCAGGGGGATGACCTGGCGTGCCTATTCGTCTATCCACGAGCTGACAGCGACACGGCAAGCGTCGGTGTCGTCAGCGGAACCGGCATCGTGGGCTCGCGCCTCACAGACCGCCTGCCCTACTTCCTCTCCGGCGTTGGGTACGCCGATGTGACCGTGATGGGTTCGGAGACGCTGACGGAACCGACGGCAGGCGTCCGGGTCACCGGCTTCTTCGGCAACGACTGGAGCGTCGAACGCGGCGAGTTCGTCTGGCGCGACGCCGCTCCGTGA
- a CDS encoding FAD-binding oxidoreductase, producing MALGIFGQMVRSELEDVVGEAFVSTDETDRLVYSTDWSWMAQMWLDRGQPLSKPDVIVHPGSPEEIADIMKIANGYRIPVVPYGGGSGTQGGALATHGGIVVDTKRLSKIIEIDEKSLKATAQAGIINEQLEWALNEKGLTFPHYPASSNCATLAGFLAARGTGTISTKYGKAEDLVMTMQVVLPNGTIIRTPAVPNHSSGPDFGRIFLGAEGTMGIITEATVQVDHIPEARYLRALLFEDLSKALEAGRRLMTRRLDPFVIRLYDAHSTASQVKRVLGYELEGSYMVVGFDGDPDIAALQERKAMAIFDELGARDLGREPGERWWNHRYDFYYPPKSLKLPWMYGTTETVTTYDKIEALYWAKKRAVEETYADHGVQYIGHFSHWYHWGVSLYDRFIIEEPPEDAEEALTLHNRVWTTAVRASFEHGGMINDHHGVGLKLGRFARMQYGPAWDLLVSLKKAIDPNGIMNPGKIGFGA from the coding sequence ATGGCGTTGGGCATATTCGGGCAGATGGTCCGGAGCGAGCTCGAGGACGTTGTCGGCGAGGCGTTCGTCTCGACGGACGAGACGGATCGGCTCGTCTACTCGACCGACTGGTCGTGGATGGCGCAGATGTGGCTCGACAGGGGCCAGCCGCTGTCGAAGCCGGACGTCATCGTGCATCCGGGGTCTCCGGAAGAGATCGCGGACATCATGAAGATCGCCAACGGGTACCGGATTCCCGTCGTACCCTACGGCGGCGGATCGGGAACGCAGGGCGGAGCGTTGGCGACGCACGGAGGCATCGTCGTCGATACCAAGCGGCTCAGTAAGATCATCGAGATCGACGAGAAGTCGCTCAAAGCCACAGCGCAGGCGGGGATCATCAACGAGCAGCTCGAGTGGGCGCTCAACGAGAAGGGCTTGACCTTCCCTCACTATCCCGCATCCTCCAACTGCGCGACGCTCGCTGGCTTTCTCGCCGCGCGAGGAACCGGTACGATCAGCACGAAGTACGGAAAAGCTGAAGACCTCGTCATGACGATGCAAGTCGTTCTCCCCAACGGGACGATCATCCGCACGCCGGCTGTCCCCAACCACTCGTCCGGTCCCGACTTCGGACGCATCTTCCTCGGGGCTGAGGGCACGATGGGCATCATCACCGAGGCGACGGTTCAGGTGGATCATATCCCGGAGGCGCGGTATCTCCGAGCGCTCTTGTTCGAGGACCTGTCGAAGGCTCTCGAAGCGGGACGACGGCTGATGACGCGGCGGCTCGATCCGTTCGTCATTCGGCTCTACGACGCACATTCGACGGCGTCGCAGGTGAAGCGCGTGCTCGGCTACGAGCTCGAGGGCTCCTACATGGTCGTCGGGTTCGACGGCGACCCGGACATCGCCGCGCTCCAGGAACGGAAGGCGATGGCGATCTTCGACGAGCTCGGCGCACGCGACCTGGGCAGGGAGCCCGGCGAGCGCTGGTGGAACCATCGCTACGACTTCTACTACCCGCCCAAGAGCCTCAAGCTTCCGTGGATGTACGGCACGACGGAGACGGTCACGACCTATGACAAGATCGAGGCGCTTTACTGGGCGAAGAAGCGCGCAGTCGAGGAGACCTACGCCGACCATGGCGTCCAGTACATCGGACACTTCTCGCACTGGTACCACTGGGGTGTCAGCCTCTACGACCGGTTCATCATCGAGGAGCCGCCCGAGGACGCCGAAGAGGCGCTCACCCTCCACAACCGCGTCTGGACCACGGCAGTGCGGGCGTCTTTCGAGCACGGCGGGATGATCAATGACCACCACGGGGTTGGACTGAAGCTCGGCCGCTTCGCGCGGATGCAGTACGGGCCCGCGTGGGACCTGCTCGTCAGCCTCAAGAAGGCGATCGACCCCAACGGCATCATGAACCCCGGCAAGATCGGCTTCGGAGCTTAG
- a CDS encoding (Fe-S)-binding protein translates to MQIIDSTPISDNCRYCLMCRHVCPVGHVTRRESLTPHGWGLLIASVERGLIAWDEKTVDVLYACADCGTCRANCVTDQALPDAIALARQSVISAGLMPDVVADLDARLRQFGNPYGEPSSSDPVAKAADALFVGDDAKHAWSSALDAALSLLERAGVKPALIGVGRNSGYLPASLGLYETAKSIAEANLAELAATGARRLFVLSAGDYDAFARLYDERLGLALPDGVEVIEVVSFLSGAAESGRLRLRAADGLGKCAYVDPTHAVRVASRHEAPRRLLGTVVGGPPVELFWRRERAHPSGNTALQFTQPKISNHLTYSRLDDAKNVGAETVVTECSGTLAQLAKHAPKFGVRVQGLYELLAANVA, encoded by the coding sequence ATGCAGATCATCGACTCCACTCCGATCAGCGACAACTGCCGCTATTGCCTCATGTGCCGGCACGTCTGCCCAGTCGGGCACGTGACGCGGCGCGAGTCGCTCACGCCCCACGGCTGGGGTCTGCTCATCGCGTCGGTCGAGCGCGGACTGATCGCGTGGGACGAGAAGACGGTCGATGTCCTCTACGCTTGTGCCGACTGCGGCACATGCCGCGCCAACTGCGTGACGGATCAGGCGCTGCCAGACGCCATCGCACTGGCAAGGCAGTCGGTGATCTCGGCAGGTCTGATGCCTGACGTCGTCGCTGACCTGGACGCGAGGCTTCGCCAGTTCGGGAACCCGTATGGCGAACCATCGTCCTCGGACCCCGTCGCGAAGGCGGCGGACGCCCTGTTCGTGGGGGACGACGCGAAACACGCCTGGAGCTCGGCGCTCGACGCCGCACTCAGCCTCCTCGAACGCGCAGGCGTAAAGCCAGCCCTGATCGGTGTTGGGCGGAACAGCGGTTACTTGCCGGCGTCGCTCGGACTCTACGAAACGGCAAAGAGCATCGCAGAGGCGAACCTGGCGGAGCTCGCTGCAACGGGAGCGCGGCGGCTGTTCGTCCTCTCGGCTGGCGACTACGACGCCTTCGCGCGGCTCTACGACGAACGGCTCGGGCTGGCTCTGCCTGACGGCGTCGAGGTGATCGAGGTCGTGTCGTTCCTGTCTGGGGCGGCGGAGTCGGGTCGGTTGCGGCTCCGCGCGGCGGACGGTTTGGGCAAGTGCGCCTATGTCGATCCGACGCACGCTGTCCGAGTCGCATCGCGTCACGAAGCCCCGCGTCGGCTCTTGGGTACGGTCGTCGGGGGTCCGCCGGTCGAGCTCTTCTGGCGGCGAGAGCGTGCGCACCCGTCGGGCAACACGGCGTTGCAGTTCACGCAGCCGAAGATATCGAACCACCTGACGTACTCGCGTCTCGATGACGCCAAGAACGTCGGGGCGGAGACGGTCGTGACCGAGTGCTCCGGCACACTGGCGCAGCTTGCCAAGCACGCCCCGAAGTTCGGCGTGCGCGTGCAGGGGCTCTACGAGCTGCTCGCCGCGAACGTCGCCTGA